In one Lycium barbarum isolate Lr01 chromosome 7, ASM1917538v2, whole genome shotgun sequence genomic region, the following are encoded:
- the LOC132601456 gene encoding uncharacterized protein LOC132601456, translating to MAQSPQKSYTDMRQRDLEFQVNDGVFLKVGHVAYELELPQDFVAVHPVSHVSRLRKFLGDPSLVVPTDSIIENDSLTYEEVPMEILDHQVRKLRTKEVAPVKVLWRSQKVEEAMWEEEEDIKSRYPHLFEQSAENVEVSLVVTQASVHSVSSVAVQLSKLINLVSLSVQFSCVHIS from the exons atggctcagagtccccagaagtcttacacagatatGAGACagagggacttagagtttcaagttaatgatgGGGTGTTTCTTaag GTTGGTCATGTcgcttatgagcttgagttgccGCAAGACTTTGTTGCTGTGCACCCAGTATCCCATGTGTCCAGGTTAAGAAAGTTCTTGGGAGACCCCTCGTTGGTTGTCCCGACTGATAGCATAATAGAAAATGATAGCTTGACTTACGAAGAAGTCCCAATGGAAATCCTTGATcatcaagttcgcaagttgagaacgaaAGAAGTTGCCCCAGTAAAGGTtttatggaggagtcagaaagttgaagaagcTATGTGGGAAGAAGAAGAGGACATAAAGTCCAGATATCCCCATCTATTTGAACAGTCAGCAGAAAATGTTGAAG TCAGTTTAGTAGTCACTCAGGCCAGTGTTCATTCAGTCAGTTCAGTAGCTGTCCAGTTAAGCAAGCTAATCAATTTAGTATCCCTTTCGGTTCAGTTTTCATGTGTTCATATTAGTTAG